A stretch of DNA from Natrinema halophilum:
ATCTGCATTGAGATCTGCGTTCCGCACTGCGACAGAACGTCTTGGTCGATTTTCGACGGGCGTTGACTGATAATCCCGAGTCCGAATCCGAACTTGCGGCCTTCGGATGTGATCGTTCGCATGATCCCTAGCGATGGGGCTTCACCGGAGGCTGGAGCGAACCGGTGTCCTTCTTCGAACAAGGCGAAAATCGGATGCTCGATATCCGAGTCTCGGTCTCGCACGTCATCAAGTCGCTCTCGATACATCCGCCGGAGAAGAACGGTCGTGATAAGTTGCTGATCCCGCCGGTCCAACGTATCCATCTGAAGGACGGTGCACTGCCCTGGGTCCACGATTTCATCCAGCGGCACGTTCTCTTCAGGGTGGAAGAGATCATTTCGCTCGATAGACCGGCGGAGCCGCCACTCTAGTGCGCCGACGCTCGCGTCATCATCGCCGTAGATCCGCTCCATTTCACCGATCAGTTCATCAATCCCCCATGTTCGACTTTCCTGGCGTTGCATGGCCTGCCATGCCGTCGAAAGTCGCTCTTGCATCCGGTTGCTCGGATTATCCAAGATTGCCATGACATCGCCGATTTCCAGTTCAGAGATGCGAACGCGGAGCCGTTCCGGATCGTAGTACTCGATTTCTGGTTCATACCCATCTTCGCCCTGAAATGCCTCTTCACCCTGCATTTCTGCCAAGGTATCGTACTCACCGTGCGGGTCAAACACGAGCAGTGATGCGCGCGAGCTCGGACGCATCATCTCCTCGATCAGGACCGACGCTGTGTAGGATTTCCCGCTCCCGGTTGATGCGAGGATCGCTAGGTGTGTCGAAGCGAATTCTTCGATTGGAATGTATAGGTTTGTCGCCTC
This window harbors:
- a CDS encoding ATP-binding protein → MADRSNVVGTVAGPGDDPNEFVFVTPSDKSIKTGEFITYTVSVEGEPRSVFARVTNRELIRGLPEGFLADPEVGPETVAATLGVSTDDTELYRLTATVIGYYDTNMTTFANPRQLPDPGTPLSIAPHQQLETVLPNLGCETDSTDVTTLDGVAHVGWLLNRPAEATNLYIPIEEFASTHLAILASTGSGKSYTASVLIEEMMRPSSRASLLVFDPHGEYDTLAEMQGEEAFQGEDGYEPEIEYYDPERLRVRISELEIGDVMAILDNPSNRMQERLSTAWQAMQRQESRTWGIDELIGEMERIYGDDDASVGALEWRLRRSIERNDLFHPEENVPLDEIVDPGQCTVLQMDTLDRRDQQLITTVLLRRMYRERLDDVRDRDSDIEHPIFALFEEGHRFAPASGEAPSLGIMRTITSEGRKFGFGLGIISQRPSKIDQDVLSQCGTQISMQIKNPNDQDAIKNSVEAAGEDVLRELPGLTPGQAVVSGDAMNTPALIQVRQRRTPHGAGSRPVIEEWREAYDERQREPTQSESADFGEGDSTGVQSLD